One window from the genome of Sphaerotilus microaerophilus encodes:
- a CDS encoding ABC transporter permease produces the protein MTLGHAFQALWAIVARELMKFSRQTGRLVSALVRPLLWLAVFAAGFRNVFGMAIAEPYDTYISYDVYIAPGLIGMVLLFNGMQSSLAMVYDREMGLMRLLLTAPLPRWWILFAKLCATAVLSLAQALAFVVVAWLIGTELPLLGTGSEASAWHLPHVLLAAVSAALMLGALGLLLSVYVKQLENFAGTMNFVIFPMYFMSTALYPLWKLEESGAGWVYQIARFNPFTHAVEWLRYALYGKDPGLSPWIVLATLAICFFAASWGYDPQRGFGALTKRGGGGGPGGAPGGAS, from the coding sequence ATGACGCTCGGTCATGCCTTCCAGGCGCTGTGGGCCATCGTCGCGCGCGAGCTGATGAAGTTCAGCCGCCAGACCGGCCGGCTGGTCTCCGCGCTGGTGCGCCCGCTGCTCTGGCTGGCGGTGTTTGCGGCGGGTTTTCGCAACGTCTTCGGCATGGCGATTGCCGAGCCCTACGACACCTACATCTCGTACGACGTCTACATCGCGCCCGGCCTGATCGGCATGGTGCTGCTGTTCAACGGGATGCAGTCGAGCCTGGCGATGGTCTACGACCGCGAGATGGGGCTGATGCGCCTGCTGCTCACCGCACCGCTGCCGCGCTGGTGGATCCTCTTCGCCAAGCTCTGTGCCACGGCGGTGCTGTCGCTGGCGCAGGCGCTGGCCTTCGTGGTGGTGGCCTGGCTGATTGGCACCGAGCTGCCGCTGCTGGGCACGGGGTCGGAGGCGAGCGCCTGGCACCTGCCGCACGTGCTGCTGGCCGCCGTCAGCGCGGCGCTGATGCTCGGCGCGCTGGGCCTGCTGCTGTCGGTCTACGTCAAACAGCTGGAGAACTTCGCCGGCACGATGAACTTCGTCATCTTCCCGATGTACTTCATGTCCACTGCCCTGTACCCGCTGTGGAAGCTGGAGGAGTCCGGCGCCGGCTGGGTCTACCAGATTGCCCGCTTCAACCCCTTCACGCATGCGGTGGAGTGGCTGCGCTATGCGCTGTACGGCAAGGACCCGGGCCTCTCGCCCTGGATCGTGCTGGCCACGCTGGCGATCTGCTTCTTCGCTGCCAGCTGGGGTTACGACCCGCAGCGCGGCTTCGGTGCGCTGACCAAGCGCGGTGGCGGTGGAGGCCCCGGCGGCGCTCCGGGAGGTGCGTCGTGA
- a CDS encoding tripartite tricarboxylate transporter substrate binding protein, producing the protein MTSLSRRRVVGSLAALAFGPAAAHVMAQPPTSFPTRPVTLWVPWPAGGATDLTMRVLAELASRQLGQKVLIENRAGAGGTLVMPVLQQAAPDGYTIAQLPQPVFRAPHVQKLLWDPIRDTTPILQLTGVTFGIVVTAGSPFKSLDDLFAFAKAHPGELTVATNGAGTTPHVVMDELFDKRGLSYTHVPYKGTAEQMIAVSAGQVMVGVNSNGFAPFVDGGKLRLLVTFGEHRTRRWPQVPTLKELGHGIVAMSPYGLAAPRGTPSAVIKVLHDAFKAALLDPAHIAELAKYDQEPAYLGSEDYGRVMKDTFAAERRVVERLGLAKAAQ; encoded by the coding sequence ATGACCTCCCTGTCACGCCGGCGCGTCGTCGGCTCCCTGGCCGCGCTGGCCTTCGGCCCGGCGGCGGCGCATGTGATGGCGCAGCCGCCCACCAGTTTCCCCACCCGGCCCGTCACCCTCTGGGTGCCCTGGCCGGCCGGCGGCGCCACCGACCTGACGATGCGCGTGCTGGCCGAACTCGCCAGCCGCCAGCTCGGCCAGAAGGTGCTGATCGAGAACCGTGCCGGTGCCGGCGGCACGCTGGTCATGCCCGTGCTGCAGCAGGCCGCGCCGGACGGCTACACCATCGCCCAGCTGCCGCAGCCGGTCTTTCGCGCCCCGCATGTGCAGAAGCTGCTCTGGGACCCGATCCGCGACACCACGCCGATCCTGCAGCTCACCGGCGTCACCTTCGGCATCGTGGTGACCGCCGGCAGCCCCTTCAAGAGCCTGGACGACCTGTTCGCCTTCGCCAAGGCGCACCCGGGTGAGCTGACGGTGGCCACCAACGGCGCCGGCACCACCCCGCATGTGGTGATGGATGAGCTGTTCGACAAGCGCGGCCTGAGCTACACCCACGTGCCCTACAAGGGCACCGCCGAGCAGATGATCGCCGTCAGCGCCGGCCAGGTCATGGTGGGCGTCAACTCCAACGGCTTCGCCCCCTTCGTGGACGGCGGCAAGCTGCGCCTGCTGGTCACCTTCGGCGAGCACCGCACCCGGCGCTGGCCGCAGGTCCCGACGCTGAAGGAGCTGGGTCACGGCATCGTCGCGATGTCCCCCTACGGTCTGGCCGCACCGCGCGGCACGCCGAGCGCCGTGATCAAGGTGCTGCACGACGCCTTCAAGGCCGCGCTGCTCGACCCGGCCCACATCGCCGAACTGGCCAAGTACGACCAGGAGCCGGCGTACCTGGGCAGCGAGGACTACGGCCGGGTCATGAAGGACACCTTTGCCGCCGAGCGCCGCGTGGTGGAGCGGCTGGGGCTGGCGAAGGCGGCGCAGTAG
- a CDS encoding response regulator transcription factor — protein MPAINPATDPAIAPAIEPAIALAPGLRIALADDHAIVRVGFRRLLELERGVRVVAEFGDAEQAEAALLGAAPLAVDVLILDLSMPGRNGLDLLRQLHAERPALRVLVVSMHDSPTMVAQCLRAGAAGFVPKSGEPQAVVDAVHEVAQGRRALPAALAQALRSLDPQLPHEQLTAREAEVLRHLIAGLGVEAIARQMGLSEKTISNYQTLVRQKLGVGSAHELLRYASEHGLVS, from the coding sequence ATGCCAGCCATAAACCCAGCCACGGACCCAGCCATCGCGCCGGCCATCGAGCCGGCTATCGCCCTGGCACCAGGCCTGCGCATCGCCCTGGCCGACGACCATGCGATCGTGCGCGTGGGCTTTCGCCGCCTGCTGGAGCTGGAGCGCGGCGTGCGCGTGGTGGCCGAGTTCGGCGACGCCGAGCAGGCCGAGGCCGCCCTGCTCGGCGCCGCCCCGCTGGCGGTGGACGTGCTGATCCTCGACCTCTCGATGCCAGGCCGCAACGGCCTGGACCTGCTGCGCCAGCTGCACGCCGAGCGCCCGGCCCTGCGCGTGCTGGTGGTCAGCATGCACGACAGCCCCACGATGGTGGCCCAGTGCCTGCGGGCCGGCGCCGCCGGCTTCGTGCCCAAGAGCGGCGAACCGCAGGCGGTGGTGGACGCGGTGCACGAGGTCGCCCAGGGCCGGCGCGCCCTGCCCGCGGCACTGGCCCAGGCGCTGCGCTCGCTCGACCCGCAGCTGCCGCACGAGCAGCTCACGGCCCGCGAGGCCGAAGTGCTGCGCCACCTGATCGCCGGCCTGGGCGTGGAGGCCATCGCCCGCCAGATGGGCCTGAGCGAGAAGACCATCTCCAACTACCAGACCCTGGTGCGCCAGAAGCTGGGCGTGGGCAGCGCCCACGAGCTGCTGCGCTACGCAAGTGAGCACGGGCTGGTGAGCTGA
- a CDS encoding histidine kinase has product MPIALPLDLPRLVMRRATAVGLLVLALALGLGLQRANEDIRDEVDAAMHLATLMSRLGTLAPLDDAAALASLHAMQQEAPLRHLALHIHRADGQTLLAPLPHDEPPWLAALLRLHDRLGPSDAPRRVSWLVPRPGATAWVISLDASADSERREALTNLLATLALLLLAIVGLLGVMHLNVRRALAPLATLVGAITGIERQDPQAVTRLPALPLRELEAIAAALRHLASALEEAEHRRRLLSQKLLTLQEDERHHLARELHDELGQRLTALRFDAAWLQRRLGEAAPQASDTSAADCELAEVADVVQGMAQRCAELQQDVRQLLGQLNPLGPEGAGGDAPPLPLARLQQLLAALVQSWQATPVQAAGAAAPRFELAFGAGTAQGPLRPLPPGRAEALTLPRPLLLALYRLSQEALTNAARHAQAGHIHLRLALDEAALPTTAAQLHWAVSDDGIGIADPGSAVQRGNGLGGMQERVWALGGLWHSGPAHAHATGERPGWELRASLPLPAASTDNPRPHA; this is encoded by the coding sequence ATGCCCATTGCGCTGCCCCTGGACCTACCCCGCCTGGTGATGCGCCGCGCCACCGCGGTGGGACTGCTGGTGCTGGCGCTGGCGCTGGGCCTCGGGCTGCAGCGCGCGAACGAGGACATCCGCGACGAGGTCGATGCCGCAATGCACCTGGCCACACTGATGAGCCGCCTGGGCACGCTGGCGCCGCTGGACGACGCGGCCGCGCTGGCCTCGCTGCACGCGATGCAGCAGGAGGCGCCGCTGCGCCACCTGGCCCTGCACATCCACCGCGCGGACGGCCAGACGCTGCTCGCGCCGCTGCCTCACGACGAGCCGCCCTGGCTGGCCGCGCTGCTGCGGCTGCACGACCGGCTCGGCCCCAGCGACGCGCCGCGCCGCGTCTCCTGGCTGGTGCCGCGCCCGGGCGCCACCGCCTGGGTGATCTCGCTGGACGCCTCGGCCGACAGCGAGCGGCGCGAGGCCCTGACCAACCTGCTCGCCACGCTGGCCCTGCTGCTGCTGGCCATCGTCGGGCTGCTGGGGGTGATGCACCTGAACGTGCGCCGTGCGCTGGCGCCGCTGGCCACGCTGGTGGGGGCCATCACCGGCATCGAACGCCAGGATCCCCAGGCCGTGACCCGCCTGCCGGCCCTGCCCCTGCGCGAGTTGGAGGCCATCGCCGCGGCGCTGCGCCACCTCGCCAGCGCACTGGAGGAGGCCGAGCACCGCCGCCGCCTGCTCAGCCAGAAGCTGCTGACATTGCAGGAAGACGAGCGCCACCACCTGGCCCGCGAACTGCACGACGAACTCGGCCAGCGCCTGACCGCGCTGCGCTTCGACGCCGCCTGGCTGCAGCGCCGGCTTGGCGAGGCGGCACCGCAGGCTTCGGACACGTCGGCTGCCGACTGCGAACTCGCCGAGGTTGCCGACGTCGTGCAGGGCATGGCGCAGCGCTGCGCCGAGCTACAGCAGGACGTGCGCCAGCTGCTCGGCCAGCTCAACCCGCTCGGGCCGGAGGGCGCCGGCGGCGATGCGCCACCGCTGCCCCTGGCGCGGCTGCAGCAGCTGCTGGCCGCGCTGGTGCAGAGCTGGCAGGCCACTCCGGTGCAGGCCGCGGGCGCAGCGGCACCGCGCTTCGAGCTGGCCTTTGGCGCGGGCACCGCGCAGGGGCCGCTGCGGCCCCTGCCGCCCGGGCGAGCCGAGGCGCTCACGCTGCCCCGCCCGCTGCTGCTGGCGCTGTACCGCCTGAGCCAGGAGGCGCTGACCAACGCGGCCCGCCACGCCCAGGCCGGCCACATCCACCTGCGCCTGGCCCTGGACGAAGCGGCGCTGCCCACCACGGCCGCCCAGCTGCACTGGGCCGTGAGCGACGACGGCATCGGCATCGCCGACCCCGGCAGTGCCGTGCAGCGCGGCAACGGCCTGGGCGGCATGCAGGAGCGCGTGTGGGCGCTCGGCGGTCTGTGGCACAGTGGCCCGGCGCACGCCCACGCGACGGGCGAGCGCCCCGGCTGGGAGCTGCGGGCCAGCCTGCCGCTGCCGGCGGCCTCCACCGACAACCCCCGACCCCATGCGTGA
- a CDS encoding 3-deoxy-7-phosphoheptulonate synthase, which produces MPTIDDPRRDREAGSRDATHDSTRIDDVRIGAVRPLINPALLQEWLPVPDATLALVEQSRAAMADVLHGRDDRLIVVVGPCSIHDHDQALAYARLLKHEADQLSDDLLVVMRVYFEKPRTTVGWKGYINDPHLDGSFAINEGLKRARQLLLDVSEIGLPTGTEFLDLLSPQYIADLIAWGAIGARTTESQTHRQLASGLSCPVGFKNGTDGNLKVASDAILSASAPHAFMGMTKMGQAAIFETRGNADCHVILRGGKAPNYGAEHVEAACAMLRAAGLREQVMIDCSHANSSKQHRRQIEVAADIAAQISAGERRITGVMIESHLQEGRQDLVVGQPLAHGVSITDACISWAQTQPVLQQLAQAVRARRGRA; this is translated from the coding sequence ATGCCCACCATCGACGACCCCCGCCGTGACCGCGAAGCCGGCTCCCGCGACGCCACCCACGACAGCACCCGCATCGACGACGTGCGCATCGGCGCGGTGCGCCCGCTCATCAACCCGGCCCTGCTGCAGGAGTGGCTGCCCGTGCCCGACGCCACGCTGGCGCTGGTGGAGCAAAGCCGCGCCGCGATGGCCGATGTGCTGCACGGCCGCGACGACCGGCTCATCGTCGTCGTCGGCCCCTGCTCGATCCACGACCACGACCAGGCGCTGGCCTACGCCCGCCTGCTCAAGCACGAGGCCGACCAGCTCAGCGACGACCTGCTGGTCGTGATGCGCGTGTACTTCGAGAAGCCGCGCACCACGGTGGGCTGGAAGGGCTACATCAACGACCCGCACCTGGACGGCAGTTTCGCCATCAACGAGGGCCTCAAGCGCGCGCGCCAGCTGCTGCTGGACGTGAGCGAGATCGGCCTGCCCACCGGCACCGAATTCCTTGACCTGCTCAGCCCGCAGTACATCGCCGACCTGATCGCCTGGGGCGCCATCGGCGCGCGCACCACCGAGAGCCAGACGCACCGCCAGCTCGCCTCCGGCCTCTCCTGCCCGGTGGGCTTCAAGAACGGCACCGACGGCAACCTGAAGGTGGCCAGCGACGCCATCCTCTCGGCCAGCGCGCCGCATGCCTTCATGGGCATGACCAAGATGGGCCAGGCCGCCATCTTCGAGACCCGCGGCAACGCCGACTGCCACGTCATCCTGCGCGGTGGCAAGGCGCCCAACTACGGCGCCGAGCACGTCGAGGCGGCCTGTGCCATGCTGCGCGCCGCCGGCCTGCGCGAGCAGGTGATGATCGACTGCTCGCACGCCAACAGCAGCAAGCAGCACCGCCGCCAGATCGAGGTGGCCGCCGACATCGCTGCGCAGATCAGCGCCGGCGAGCGCCGCATCACCGGCGTGATGATCGAGAGCCACCTGCAGGAAGGCCGCCAGGACCTGGTGGTCGGCCAGCCGCTGGCGCACGGCGTGTCCATCACCGACGCGTGCATCAGCTGGGCCCAGACCCAGCCGGTGCTGCAACAACTGGCGCAGGCGGTGCGGGCGCGGCGCGGGCGCGCGTGA
- a CDS encoding ABC transporter ATP-binding protein, whose translation MSRPPVARVSAERLTFAHPGVTVFADLGFTLSPGLTLVRGGDGRGKTTLLRLLAGELAPTGGTLSRRVGSLWWEQPGEPAHDAVVAREWLAERQAHFAGWRVDVAEALVEAFGLGEHLGKRMEMLSAGSRRKVGLVGAAASGATLTLLDTPWAALDARSARVLDELLAEAADDEARLWVVADHERPASLADVTWAGCIDLGD comes from the coding sequence GTGAGCCGGCCTCCCGTGGCGCGGGTCAGTGCCGAGCGCCTCACCTTCGCCCACCCGGGCGTCACCGTCTTCGCCGACCTGGGTTTCACGCTCTCGCCCGGCCTGACCCTGGTGCGAGGTGGCGACGGCCGGGGCAAGACCACGCTGCTGCGGCTGCTGGCCGGTGAGCTCGCGCCGACGGGTGGCACGCTGAGCCGCCGGGTTGGCAGCCTCTGGTGGGAGCAGCCGGGCGAGCCGGCGCATGACGCCGTCGTGGCGCGCGAGTGGCTCGCCGAGCGGCAGGCCCACTTTGCTGGCTGGCGCGTCGATGTGGCCGAGGCGCTGGTCGAGGCCTTCGGGCTTGGCGAGCACCTGGGCAAGCGCATGGAGATGCTCTCCGCCGGCAGCCGGCGCAAGGTCGGCCTGGTCGGCGCCGCCGCCAGCGGGGCGACCTTGACCCTGCTGGACACCCCCTGGGCGGCGCTGGATGCGCGTTCGGCCCGGGTGCTGGACGAACTGCTCGCCGAGGCGGCCGACGACGAAGCGCGCCTCTGGGTGGTGGCGGACCACGAGCGCCCCGCCAGCCTGGCCGACGTAACCTGGGCGGGCTGCATCGACCTGGGGGACTGA